Proteins encoded by one window of Salvia splendens isolate huo1 chromosome 5, SspV2, whole genome shotgun sequence:
- the LOC121804867 gene encoding protein SUPPRESSOR OF MAX2 1-like — MKLTPPAGMHPVPPKLEPPAAVLGPRALLQRGPGAPPHHPSPSPEPPLSNVLTAALKRAQAHQRRGCPEQQQQPPLLAVKAEIDQLIISILDDPSVNRVMREASFSSPAVKAAVEHRLFANLPRHLSMTLEGVSPLSRRVFEMPDPSERAPYCSRCSENYEKEAAKLTTVHKSFSETAPLPQWLRNTKLNTGDASQRIQELQRKWRDVCLHLHPNFHACRPAPPTLSMASFRNPSPLTRPTFHLPLQLVTDRSPPGSPVTTDLVLGRKGATCEDQPRTKLLDKFSNGMDADMYKKLHRALMEKAWWQAEAASTVATAITCCRSINGIGRHRGAASRGDIWLLFTGPDRAGKKKMASVLAEQICGTNPIMICLGTAQDDEESEINIRGRTAIDRIAEVVRRNPFSVIMLQEIDEADVLVRGSIKQAIERGRIADSHGREVSLGNAIFILAGVWSATNFEALRDGRFVDENKLATVAGGNWQLGLVVGEKTGKRCASWLHDVDDGGGGGRTLKPRREAVSGLSLDLNLAAGDVEDDRTDGSHNSSDLTIDHEEELSHVNQHCSVTSVPRDLLNNVNESVVFKAVDSALARTEIKKAIASKFSMMVDDDLSLEIEDDVLDRILGRLWHDRTSLKEWIQKALKPSFDRLKPRLSDGGRSGDVVVRLVIESESGGRGRGRSSGDWLPSRILV, encoded by the exons ATGAAACTTACACCTCCGGCAGGCATGCATCCGGTCCCACCCAAACTCGAGCCACCCGCTGCAGTGCTGGGCCCTCGAGCTCTGCTTCAGCGTGGCCCTGGAGCGCCTCCCCACCACCCTAGCCCCTCGCCGGAGCCGCCGCTCTCCAACGTGCTAACGGCGGCGCTCAAGCGCGCGCAAGCCCACCAGCGCCGCGGCTGCCccgagcagcagcagcagccgcctCTCCTTGCCGTGAAAGCAGAGATTGACCAGCTGATCATCTCCATCCTCGACGATCCCAGCGTCAACCGCGTCATGAGGGAAGCCAGCTTCTCCAGCCCCGCCGTCAAAGCCGCCGTTGAGCACAGATTGTTTGCTAATCTGCCTCG GCATTTGAGCATGACATTGGAGGGAGTTTCTCCGTTGAGTAGACGCGTATTTGAGATGCCTGATCCATCGGAAAGAGCCCCCTACTGCTCTCGGTGTTCGGAGAATTATGAGAAGGAGGCAGCCAAGCTCACCACTGTTCACAAGTCATTCTCTGAAACTGCACCTCTGCCACAATGGTTGCGTAACACCAAACTCAATACCGGTGATGCTTCACAA AGGATTCAAGAATTGCAGAGGAAATGGAGGGACGTATGTTTGCATCTTCATCCTAACTTCCATGCTTGCAGACCAGCTCCACCAACGCTCTCTATGGCGAGCTTTCGTAATCCCAGCCCGCTCACACGACCAACATTTCACCTTCCCCTGCAGCTCGTTACTGATCGTAGCCCTCCGGGAAGTCCTGTGACGACTGATCTTGTGCTTGGACGAAAAGGGGCCACTTGTGAAGATCAACCACGGACGAAGCTGCTCGATAAATTTTCTAATGGTATGGATGCAGACATGTATAAGAAACTACACAGGGCCCTGATGGAGAAGGCATGGTGGCAGGCAGAGGCAGCCTCCACAGTGGCCACAGCCATTACGTGTTGCAGATCAATCAATGGGATTGGGAGGCATCGGGGTGCTGCATCGAGAGGGGATATTTGGCTATTGTTCACAGGTCCTGATAGAGctgggaagaagaagatggcgtCAGTGCTAGCTGAGCAGATTTGTGGGACTAATCCTATCATGATATGTCTTGGCACGGCGCAAGATGATGAAGAATCGGAGATTAACATCCGAGGTAGAACAGCCATTGATCGAATAGCAGAGGTGGTCCGGAGGAATCCATTTTCGGTGATCATGCTTCAAGAAATTGACGAAGCAGACGTGCTGGTTCGTGGCAGCATCAAACAGGCGATTGAGAGAGGCCGGATCGCTGATTCCCATGGCCGTGAGGTCAGCCTTGGCAATGCCATCTTTATCCTGGCTGGTGTTTGGTCAGCAACGAATTTTGAAGCTCTAAGAGATGGTAGATTTGTAGATGAAAATAAGCTTGCTACCGTAGCCGGAGGGAATTGGCAGTTAGGGCTCGTTGTGGGGGAGAAAACCGGCAAACGCTGCGCTAGTTGGTTGCACGATGTtgatgatggtggtggtggtggtaggaCGTTGAAGCCACGGAGAGAGGCTGTGAGTGGCCTCTCGTTGGACTTGAATCTCGCTGCTGGAGACGTGGAGGATGATCGAACGGACGGCTCTCATAACTCGAGCGACCTCACTATTGATCATGAGGAGGAGTTGAGCCATGTCAACCAGCATTGCTCTGTTACATCAGTTCCTCGAGATCTTCTCAACAATGTCAATGAGTCTGTCGTGTTCAAGGCTGTTGACTCTGCCTTGGCTCGAACGGAGATCAAGAAGGCGATCGCCTCAAAGTTCTCGATGATGGTGGACGATGACTTGTCCCTAGAAATAGAAGATGATGTGCTAGACAGGATTCTAGGACGGCTATGGCATGATAGGACCAGTTTGAAGGAATGGATTCAGAAAGCTCTCAAACCGAGCTTTGATCGGCTCAAGCCCCGTCTATCAGATGGTGGCAGGAGTGGCGATGTGGTGGTGCGGCTCGTCATCGAATCCGAGTCCGGCGGTCGGGGGCGGGGCAGGAGCAGTGGAGATTGGTTGCCCAGTAGAATCTTAGTATGA